Proteins encoded by one window of Emticicia oligotrophica DSM 17448:
- a CDS encoding protein-disulfide reductase DsbD family protein: MHEQQSLLGFLSVAFLAGVANLFMPCIYPIMPMTVSFFTKQTDGARKAMFYGISIMFVFAIIGFVTMAFGAPFLNFISTHWLPNLVFFVIFIIFGVSLLGAFEIVLPHQFVNKIDGMSESGGWLGIFFMALTLVVVSFSCTAPFVGSLLILATQGEVWRPLWGMLAFGLPFGLVFTLLAMFPQWLKSMPKSGGWMNEMKAVMGFAEFALALKFLSNIDQAYHFNLLHRSTFLMIWIVIFGLIALYISGFIRLPKDSKVKSYHWSRVVFSMLFFVFTFYLIPGIVQEKPLDLLSGILPPQDNQSELAGVPSEKLRPMPHGLTGFSDFDDALAYAQEVNKPVLVDFTGYACANCRKMEENVWIKPEVLERLKNDYVIASLYVDDKKELPKEKHYKSSYDDELKTTIGDKNMDLEITKFNNNAQPYYAVVDASGKTIVNPVGYSSVEDFVKFLDEGKKK; encoded by the coding sequence ATGCACGAACAACAGTCTTTGCTCGGTTTTCTTTCTGTGGCATTTTTGGCAGGAGTTGCCAACCTTTTTATGCCTTGTATTTATCCAATAATGCCCATGACTGTAAGTTTCTTTACGAAACAAACTGACGGAGCTCGTAAAGCCATGTTTTATGGTATTTCAATCATGTTTGTTTTTGCAATCATTGGATTTGTAACAATGGCATTTGGAGCCCCGTTTCTTAATTTTATCAGCACGCATTGGCTCCCAAATTTAGTTTTCTTTGTTATTTTTATCATTTTTGGAGTATCACTTTTGGGGGCTTTTGAAATTGTTCTTCCCCATCAGTTTGTCAATAAAATTGATGGGATGTCGGAAAGTGGAGGTTGGTTAGGCATTTTCTTTATGGCACTCACTTTGGTGGTTGTCTCGTTCTCTTGTACTGCCCCTTTTGTCGGTTCATTATTAATTTTAGCGACACAAGGTGAAGTTTGGCGTCCGCTTTGGGGAATGCTGGCCTTTGGTTTGCCATTTGGCTTAGTTTTTACCCTATTGGCTATGTTTCCACAGTGGTTAAAAAGTATGCCAAAATCAGGTGGATGGATGAACGAAATGAAAGCCGTAATGGGTTTTGCAGAATTTGCTTTAGCATTAAAGTTTTTAAGTAATATCGACCAAGCTTATCACTTCAACCTTTTGCATCGAAGTACATTTCTTATGATTTGGATTGTTATTTTTGGATTAATTGCACTTTATATTTCTGGGTTTATTCGCCTACCTAAAGATAGTAAGGTCAAATCGTATCATTGGTCGAGAGTAGTTTTTAGTATGTTGTTTTTTGTGTTTACTTTTTATTTGATTCCGGGGATAGTTCAAGAAAAACCACTTGATTTATTATCAGGAATATTACCGCCTCAAGATAATCAATCAGAATTAGCGGGTGTTCCTTCTGAAAAGCTTCGTCCAATGCCGCATGGTCTGACTGGTTTTAGTGATTTTGATGATGCTTTGGCCTATGCCCAAGAAGTAAATAAGCCTGTTTTGGTTGATTTTACAGGATATGCTTGTGCCAATTGCCGTAAAATGGAAGAAAATGTATGGATTAAGCCAGAAGTTTTGGAGAGGTTGAAAAATGATTATGTAATTGCGTCGCTCTATGTGGATGATAAGAAAGAATTACCCAAAGAGAAACATTATAAATCTTCGTACGATGATGAATTGAAAACAACCATTGGTGATAAAAATATGGATTTGGAGATTACTAAATTCAATAATAATGCTCAACCTTATTATGCTGTAGTTGACGCCAGCGGCAAAACGATAGTAAATCCTGTGGGTTATTCAAGTGTTGAAGATTTTGTAAAGTTTTTGGATGAAGGTAAAAAGAAATAG